A genomic region of Salvelinus namaycush isolate Seneca chromosome 7, SaNama_1.0, whole genome shotgun sequence contains the following coding sequences:
- the LOC120050298 gene encoding extensin-like yields the protein MLPAPCTYPKAPTRYRPPAPTQRPLHSTTSPLHLPKGPYTLPAPCTYPKGPTGPLHLPKGPYRPPAPTQRPLPAPCTYPKAPTSPLHLPKGPYTLPAPCTNPKAPTLYYQPPAPTQRPLHATGPLHLPKGPYRPPAPTQRPLPAPCTYPKAPTRYRPPAPTQRPLHSTTSPLHLPKGPYTLPAPCTYPKAPTRYRPPAPTQRPLHATGPLHLPKGPYTLPAPCTYPKAPTGPLHLPKGPYTLPAPCTYPKAPTGPLHLPKGPYRPPAPTQRPLHATGPLHLPKDPYWPLLAPTGP from the exons ATGCTACCGGCCCCCTGCACCTACCCAAAG GCCCCTACACGCTACCGGCCCCCTGCACCTACCCAAAGGCCCCTACACTCTACTACCAGCCCCCTGCACCTACCCAAAGGCCCCTACACGCTACCGGCCCCCTGCACCTACCCAAAGGGCCCTACCGGCCCCCTGCACCTACCCAAAGGCCCCTACCGGCCCCCTGCACCTACCCAAAGGCCCCTACCGGCCCCCTGCACCTACCCAAAGGCCCCTACCAGCCCCCTGCACCTACCCAAAGGCCCCTACACGCTACCGGCCCCCTGCACCAACCCAAAGGCCCCTACACTCTACTACCAGCCCCCTGCACCTACCCAAAGGCCCCTACACGCTACCGGACCCCTGCACCTACCCAAAGGCCCCTACCGGCCCCCTGCACCTACCCAAAGGCCCCTACCAGCCCCCTGCACCTACCCAAAGGCCCCTACACGCTACCGGCCCCCTGCACCTACCCAAAGGCCCCTACACTCTACTACCAGCCCCCTGCACCTACCCAAAGGCCCCTACACGCTACCGGCCCCCTGCACCTACCCAAAGGCCCCTACACGCTACCGGCCCCCTGCACCTACCCAAAGGCCCCTACACGCTACCGGCCCCCTGCACCTACCCAAAGGCCCCTACACGCTACCGGCCCCCTGCACCTACCCAAAGGCCCCTACCGGCCCCCTGCACCTACCCAAAGGCCCCTACACGCTACCGGCCCCCTGCACCTACCCAAAGGCCCCTACCGGCCCCCTGCACCTACCCAAAGGCCCCTACCGGCCCCCTGCACCTACCCAAAGGCCCCTACACGCTACCGGCCCCCTGCACCTACCCAAGGACCCCTACTGGCCCCTACTGGCCCCTACTGGCCCCTAG